The Oreochromis niloticus isolate F11D_XX linkage group LG13, O_niloticus_UMD_NMBU, whole genome shotgun sequence genome has a window encoding:
- the egr2a gene encoding early growth response protein 2b gives MAHGQPDISHMYAPPHPHSHPHPPPSYSCSGEVYQDQAAGGYLSTSTCAVSYHPPPAYSSAPKPAADGALLSIVPEYGGFYPQSCQRDMHAGFPERKALPYPLDSLRVPPPLTPLNTIRNFTLSAPEGPAAAPFPGHQNLPLRPILRPRKYPNRPSKTPVHQRPYPCPAESCDRRFSRSDELSRHLRIHTGHKPFQCRICMRNFSRSDHLTTHIRTHTGEKPFTCDQCGRKFARSDERRRHMKIHLRQKEKKTPAS, from the coding sequence ATGGCGCACGGCCAGCCGGATATCAGCCACATGTACGCGCCCCCCCACCCACACTCACACCCCCACCCGCCCCCGTCCTACTCCTGCAGCGGGGAGGTGTACCAGGACCAGGCAGCCGGGGGTTACCTGTCCACCTCCACCTGCGCGGTGTCCTACCACCCGCCTCCCGCCTACAGCTCTGCGCCCAAACCGGCCGCTGACGGCGCGCTGCTCTCCATCGTGCCGGAGTACGGAGGCTTCTACCCGCAGAGCTGCCAGAGGGACATGCACGCCGGCTTCCCGGAGAGGAAGGCCCTCCCGTACCCGCTGGACTCGTTACGGGTGCCTCCGCCGCTCACTCCTCTCAACACCATCAGGAACTTTACGCTCAGCGCGCCCGAAGGCCCGGCGGCCGCCCCCTTCCCCGGCCACCAGAACCTCCCCCTCAGGCCCATCTTAAGACCCCGGAAGTACCCGAATCGCCCGAGCAAGACCCCCGTGCACCAGAGGCCGTACCCGTGCCCGGCGGAGAGCTGCGACCGCCGGTTCTCCCGGTCGGACGAGCTGAGCCGGCACCTGCGCATCCACACCGGCCACAAGCCGTTCCAGTGCCGCATCTGCATGCGCAACTTCAGCCGCAGCGACCACCTGACCACGCACATCCGCACGCACACCGGGGAGAAGCCGTTCACCTGCGACCAGTGCGGGAGGAAGTTCGCCCGCAGCGATGAGAGGAGGCGGCACATGAAGATTCACCTGCggcagaaggagaagaagaccCCCGCTTCCTAA
- the LOC100711878 gene encoding LOW QUALITY PROTEIN: 2-aminoethanethiol dioxygenase (The sequence of the model RefSeq protein was modified relative to this genomic sequence to represent the inferred CDS: inserted 1 base in 1 codon), with the protein MMPGDSSMASLVQRIARQALVTFRNPPAVGDEASKSFLENHGKLRSLMSEVRAADLKLVPRRAEDGGAPPAQHPYHRGAPPVTYMHICETDQFSMGVFLLKSGASIPLHDHPGMHGVLKVMYGKVRISCFDRLERPGGGGGALPRAEMGALRRCVLRSTGEYTEESGPCVLSPXRDNLHQIDAVDGPTAFMDILAPPYDPDDGRDCHYYKVLPGEGVKDSEQTEKEVWLMEISQPPEFWCGGEPYPGPEVCL; encoded by the exons ATGATGCCCGGTGACAGCAGTATGGCCTCCCTAGTTCAGAGAATAGCTCGGCAGGCTCTCGTCACCTTCAGGAACCCACCCGCGGTGGGCGACGAGGCTTCCAAGTCCTTCCTGGAGAACCACGGCAAGCTCCGGAGCCTGATGTCGGAAGTGCGGGCGGCCGACCTGAAGCTCGTCCCGCGGAGAGCCGAGGACGGCGGCGCGCCCCCTGCTCAGCACCCGTATCACCGCGGCGCGCCCCCGGTCACCTACATGCACATCTGCGAGACAGACCAGTTCAGCATGGGGGTGTTCCTGCTGAAGAGCGGGGCCTCCATCCCGCTGCACGACCACCCGGGCATGCACGGCGTGCTCAAAGTCATGTACGGGAAGGTCCGGATCAGCTGCTTCGACCGGCTGGAGCGACCGGGCGGGGGCGGGGGCGCGCTGCCCCGGGCGGAGATGGGCGCTCTGCGGCGCTGCGTGCTCCGCTCCACCGGGGAGTACACGGAGGAGAGCGGACCCTGCGTCCTCTCCC ACCGGGACAACCTCCACCAGATCGACGCCGTGGACGGGCCCACAGCTTTCATGGACATCTTAGCCCCGCCGTACGACCCGGACGACGGCAGGGACTGTCACTACTACAAGGTGCTGCCCGGGGAGGGGGTCAAAGACTCGGAGCAGACGGAGAAGGAGGTCTGGCTCATGGAGATCTCGCAGCCTCCGGAGTTCTGGTGCGGAGGGGAGCCGTACCCGGGCCCGGAGGTGTGCCTCTGA